The genomic segment CTCGATACCTCTATAACTATTGTAGAAGTGGTCTTTGACTTTACAAACTGCTCTAAGTTAGGATGCTTTCTTATTATGAGATCCTCCCAAGCAGCGCTTTCCTCTTTCTCTGCCACTCTTGCCCTGCCTATTGCAGTTACTGCACTTATTTTATTCAGATTTTTAAATCCTTCTGATCTATTGTCTACAAGAACTGATACCTTTTCGTGCTCTTTTATGAAATTGTACTTTCTGGTTTCTGTGGGAGTTGAAAACAATATGTACTTCATATCGTCTGTGGATGCAAAGCTTATAAGGCTAGTATAAGGCTGGTCTCTTCCAGTTGTAGCTAGCACCCCGAACAGTTCATCCTGACACAGATACCTCACAGCTTCTTCCACTGTCTTCTTGCTCTCTGCAATGCATACACCTTCTTTGCAGGAGTCTATCATAACCGATTCATCGTAGTAGTTTTTTTTCATCTCAAAATCTCCTCGTCTGGATAGCATAAGATATATTTTTTAATATCTACCCATTTTAATGTACAGTAACGTATTCTTTTTGATAGAATGTAGCTATATTTTATATAAGGGGGAATAGACTTGCTAAAACATATAGTCATGTGGACTTTCAAAGAAAATGCACTTGGAAAAAGCAAGATAGAAAACATACTTAAGGCTAAGAAGATGATTGAACACTTGGAGCATATAGTTGATGGAATCTTGGAGCTAGAGCTCGGAGTAAACAAGGAAGGACTTACAGGCTCCTATGACCTTGTACTTTACTCGGTTTTTAAAGATAAATCTGGATTGGAATCTTACCAGACCCACCCAAGTCACCTTGAAATAATAGACTTTATGAAAGAAGTTGTAGATGTCAGAGCTTGTGTCGATTATGAAATATAAAAAGCACTCCGAAGGAGTGCTTTTTATTATACCTTGAATATATTTATCTCTTGTATCAACTTCTCGGATAGTCTATTTAGTGATTCTGCTGACCTTGCCACTTCATCGCTTGCAAGTGTCTGCTGCTCCACCGAAGCTGTAACCTCTTCAGATGCAGCCGCTGTCTCTTCCGATACAGATGATATGCTCTCCATAGCCGAGACTACATTTTCCTTGTCCTCGTTCATGGATTCTATAGAATGCCCCATGGACTCAAGCTTGACTGTTATGTCGTCTATTAGAGACGAGATCGTATCAAATGACAGCCCTACTTTTTCAACAGCGCTATTTTGAGCTTCATTTCTTTCTTTAACAGCTCCCATGGCTTTCACGGTTTCCCCACTTTTAGCTTGTACAGATAGGATTATGTCTTTTATGTCATTTGAAGATCCTTTTGACTGCTCTGCCAATTTTCTTATCTCTTCTGCAACAACTGCAAATCCCTTCCCAGCTTCCCCAGCTCTTGCGGCCTCTATTGAAGCGTTGAGTGCAAGCAGGTTAGTCTGTTCGGCTATGGCGTCTATTGCATCTAATATCTCCCCTACCTGGCTTATATCTGCGTCTAACGCTATTATCTCTTCTTCTATCATGTGAGTACTCTTGTTGTTCTCCTCTGTCTTGCTCCTAAGTTCAGACACGACTAAAGTGCTCTCCCTGTTGGTTGCATTTATATTCTCAACAGAATCAAGTGTGTCAGCTGAGACTTTATTTAAGTCGTCTAGCTTCATAGACAGCCCTGTAACTAGTGAGACACCTCTTTCAGTATCTGCAGCTTGCTCAGACGCTCCATGTGCTATTTCTTCAACTGTTCTTGCTATCTCTTCTGCTGAAGCAGTTGTTTCTTCTGAAGAAGCCGCCAGTACATGAGCTGAATCTGAGACTTCTGCGGAAACATCCTTTACGTCCATGATAAGCTTTCCAAGCTTATCTGTCATTTTATTAAAGCTATCTGCAAGTATTCCTATCTCATCATGATTTTTGACATCTACTTTTTCAGTCAGATCTCCTTCAGCCATTTTCTGAACACTGTGGACTATTCTCTTTATAGGCTTTATTATGCTGTTTGAAAATAAAACAGAGACTATAATACCTGCAATTATCACTGCAATCCCTACAGCAAGTATTGATATCATCATATTCCTGACACTGCTGTTTATATCGTCCAGCATTATTATAGTAACTAGCTTCCAATCTGTGTTTTCAAGTTTAGTTACTACCTTTATTTCTTCAGTTTCCACCCCATCAGGATTTACATAAACATCCTGATAAAGCTTGTACTCTTCTTCAAAGTCTGCGAACTGCTCGTATCCTACAAACTCCCTTCCAAAGTCACCTTCGAACTTGGAGCCCGCTATACTTCCTTTACTGTCTACTAGAAGTGGGTATCCATTCTCTCCTATGTCCATTTTCTCAAATAGTTCTTGAAAGTGAGTTGAAGGAATCTCTATCCCTACGACCCCAACAGTTTGCCCATCCTTAACTATAGGTCCACTTACAGTTATAAACTTTTTCCCTGAGCTTTCATATATATCAGTTATATCGACCTTTTTGTCTGAAACTGGATTTTTAAACCAGTCCATTTCCGAAGCATTTATATCGTTTGTCTTGCCTTCACTGTTTATTGATATCGCCTTTCCATTCATATCTGACAGAACTACACTCGAAACCTCAAACTCTTTTATGAACTTCTGTATATAAGACTTTGCCATATCCCCATTTGCCTTTTTTTCTTCCTCTGTGGCCCCAGAGTTGAAGTTCACCACCTGTTCTTTCCCTGATATGAATTTTACTTTATCCATGTAACTTTCTAAATATGCATCTGTAGATCTAGCTATCTCATCCCCAATTGCCAATCCAAACATCTCATACTGGCTGAGCATATTTTTGTCCGAAGACCTATACGAAATAAACCCAAGCAGTAAAGATGGTATCAATACTAGTGAAATCATTATCGCCAGCATCTTTGTTTTTATAGACCTGCTTTTCAAAATTAACCGCCTCCTAACTATACTATTTATATACCGAGTATTTTATCGGCATATTGATTGGCTTTTATTAGAGTTCGCCATCAAATGTTCACATTTTTTTAGTTCTGTATGTATATT from the Andreesenia angusta genome contains:
- a CDS encoding pyridoxamine 5'-phosphate oxidase family protein → MKKNYYDESVMIDSCKEGVCIAESKKTVEEAVRYLCQDELFGVLATTGRDQPYTSLISFASTDDMKYILFSTPTETRKYNFIKEHEKVSVLVDNRSEGFKNLNKISAVTAIGRARVAEKEESAAWEDLIIRKHPNLEQFVKSKTTSTIVIEVSSYVYVRRFQEVFQWKPE
- a CDS encoding methyl-accepting chemotaxis protein; protein product: MKSRSIKTKMLAIMISLVLIPSLLLGFISYRSSDKNMLSQYEMFGLAIGDEIARSTDAYLESYMDKVKFISGKEQVVNFNSGATEEEKKANGDMAKSYIQKFIKEFEVSSVVLSDMNGKAISINSEGKTNDINASEMDWFKNPVSDKKVDITDIYESSGKKFITVSGPIVKDGQTVGVVGIEIPSTHFQELFEKMDIGENGYPLLVDSKGSIAGSKFEGDFGREFVGYEQFADFEEEYKLYQDVYVNPDGVETEEIKVVTKLENTDWKLVTIIMLDDINSSVRNMMISILAVGIAVIIAGIIVSVLFSNSIIKPIKRIVHSVQKMAEGDLTEKVDVKNHDEIGILADSFNKMTDKLGKLIMDVKDVSAEVSDSAHVLAASSEETTASAEEIARTVEEIAHGASEQAADTERGVSLVTGLSMKLDDLNKVSADTLDSVENINATNRESTLVVSELRSKTEENNKSTHMIEEEIIALDADISQVGEILDAIDAIAEQTNLLALNASIEAARAGEAGKGFAVVAEEIRKLAEQSKGSSNDIKDIILSVQAKSGETVKAMGAVKERNEAQNSAVEKVGLSFDTISSLIDDITVKLESMGHSIESMNEDKENVVSAMESISSVSEETAAASEEVTASVEQQTLASDEVARSAESLNRLSEKLIQEINIFKV
- a CDS encoding Dabb family protein, with translation MLKHIVMWTFKENALGKSKIENILKAKKMIEHLEHIVDGILELELGVNKEGLTGSYDLVLYSVFKDKSGLESYQTHPSHLEIIDFMKEVVDVRACVDYEI